The Triticum urartu cultivar G1812 chromosome 5, Tu2.1, whole genome shotgun sequence genome contains the following window.
AAGTATAGATAATGAGCAGACAAATCTAAACACATTTACAAAAGGACTGGGGccacaataataataataaagaaTTAAAGAAGAAATGTGATCTTCATCTgttaaaaaaaatcagaaaaccCTTTTCCTGTTTTAACATCCTATTCTGCTACTATGTTCCAGATAGCAGAACATCAAGAATTAGTCCTAACAGATTCCAAGAACTGCACCACCTCCGCCATGCTTGGTCGGCTTGATGGTGTGTTGGAAGTGCATACCAGGCCTAGTTTGAGCACTTGGACCAACTCGGCTTCAATGAATCCCCTCAGGCTCCGATCGAAGCAGTCCGATTTAGCACCATCCTCCAGTGTCTCTCTGACATAGTCGCGCAAAATCACATGTATAGCAACCCCAGGGCTCTCCACTGGCTTCCGCCCTGTCACAATCTCAAGCAACACCACCCCAAAGCTAAATACATCGCTCTTATCACTGTATCTCAAGCTCGGGGATGCTAGCTCCGGGGCAATGTACCCGATGGCAGCATAAGATCTGCTCACTTCAAAGCTACCTAGAATAGGCAACAGCTTTCTAAATCCATAGTCAGACAGCTTGGCTTCATATTCTTCATCTATCATTATGTTTGAAGACTTGATGTTGAGATGCAAGACTTGTGGTCGGCAGTCATGGTGAAGATATGCGAGTGCACGCGCCGTTCCAAGTGCAATCTTAAACCTCCGATCCCAGGAGAGCTCACCTCCGCTGCTACTTCTGGAAAACGCGCGACGACGGTTCCCATGGAGGTGGTCATACAAGCTCCCTTTGGTCACAAACTCCGACAGGATCAATTGCATCGAGGACGACCAGTAGTAACCCTGGAATGTGACCAGATTGGGGTGGTTGAGGTTACCAAGCTGCCCCATCTCATGCTCAAACTCATCCTGGTTTGTCAAACTTCCGAGTGCCTCCAGTTTCTTCACGGCAATGGACAACCCATTCTCAAAGGTGGCCTTGTACACCGTGCCAACTGACCCTCCACCAACAAGGCAGTCTTTGTCAACCAGTGCCTTGGTTCCTTCCTCCCAATCTTCATACCTTGAAGGCAGGCTCTTGGTGAAGAGCACCAACTTTCCAATGATGGCAGTTTGGCCTGGAGATCCGACGGATATGCTCTCGGAGACCAGCACCTCTTCGTCCTCCTTCCCTTCCTGCTCCTCCTTACTCCTCATTGTATAGGCCCTAATGTTCATAGCACAGACAATGCAGACCCCAATAAGTATGAGCGCTGCAGCGACAATGACGATTATGATAGCGACTGACAATCGTCTTGCTCGCTGTCCACCACACAGATTGTTCAATGGTGATCCACATAGTAATGGGTTTCCCATGAAGGCTGTGCTGCCGAAATTCTGCAAGACTGGAGCAGAAGGTATGATGCCGGAGAGACCGTTGAAGGACACGTTGAAATGTGTCAGCTTAGAGAGGTTCCCAAGTTCTGAGGGGATTGGCCCAGTCAGTCTATTCTCTGAGAGGTCTAGCAGATCAAGGTTGGTGAGCTGAGCAAGCGACACCGGAATGCCCCCGTCGAGTTGGTTCTTGTGAAGATCGAGCATCCTGAGGTAAGTCAGGTTGTTGAGGGTGTCCGGGATCACTCCCTGCAATTTGTTGCCAGACAAATTCCTGCAATGATTCAGTTCAGTTAGTCATCATGCATCAAAGCATTGGACGAATTGGATGAAATTGAGTACTGAACGAACACTCACAGCTCAAGCAGGAACTGGCATTTGCTCAGGGACACCGGGATGTCTCCGGTGAGCATAAGGCCGGCAAGGTCGAGTGTGACAAGCATCTCAATTCCTCCAAGCTCGGCGGGAATTGAACCGGTAATGCCTGTGTTGCCGGCGAGCCTGAGCTCGGAAAGCGACCGCAATGTCCCGATCACTGGTGGTATGTCTCCGGCAAGAGCATTCGCCCCCAAATCCAGCACCCTCAGGTTGCGGCAATTCACCACGCTCTCCGGAACCGGGCCGGCGAGCCGGTTCCCCGACGCGTCGAAGTATAAAAACTTGCTGCCGCAGGTGGCAATGTTGGGGATTTCGCCGTCGAAGGCGTTGGAGGAGACGTTGAAGTAGGTGATGTTGGCGAGGCCCAGGAGGCCGAACGGCGCGGCGCCCGAGAAGCGGTTGCTCCCGACGTCGAACAGGTCGATGCTGCGGCAGGCGTCGAGCTTGCCGGCGATGCCGCCGGAGAGCTCGTTGCTTCGGACGGAGATGTAGTTCATCTCCGGCGGCGCGCAGAGCTGGTcggggagctcgccggagaggcGGTTGTAGGAGAGGTCGAAGCCGGCGAGGCGGGAGCAGTTGGCGATGCCGGGCGGGACGGCGCCCCGGAGCGCGTTGTGCGCGAGCGAGACGTAGCGGAGGCGGGGGCAGGGGTCGAAGAGCCCCGGCGGGATCTCGCCGGAGAAGGCGTTGTAGGAGAGGTCGAGCAGGCGGAGCCAGGGGAAGGCGCCGAGGAAGGGCGGGATCTCGCCCGACAGCGCGTTGCGGCTGAGGTTGAGCTTGTGGAGCGTGGGCGCCAGGGAGGCGTAGCCCGGCGGGATCCCGCCGGAGAGCGCGTTCCCGAAGAGCGAGACGGACTCGAGCGCGGGGAGGCGCGCCAGCGACGGCGCGAGGGTGCCCGCCAGGCCGGCGCCGTGGAGGCGCAGCCGCTGCACGGCGCCCGTGGCCGGGTCGCAGGAGACCCCCGCGAAGTCCGCGCACGGGTCGCCCGAGGGCTTCCAGGACGCGAGCGCGCCGTCCGGGTCCGCGGTGATGGCGGACTTGAAGTCCAGCAGGATCCGCCGCTCCGCCGGCGTCGCCGCCTCCACCAGCGCCCGCGGCGCGGCCCAATGCAGCAGCACTGCCAGAGCCAGCAGCGCCAGCGGCGCGAGGGATCGGCGGGCGGGGGTCATCGCGAGAGCAACGGCGGCGGCACGGCGCGCATTAGCTCCTCCTCCGGGGTCCGGGCGAGGATCGGCTCCGGTGGACAGTGGGAGTGATGAGGTCTAAGTATAGTCCAAAGAAAGAAAGGGAGGGGGTTAACCGGTGAGTAGGTGGCGGTGGGTGGCGCGCGTTAATGTGCGGGTGCCACGGCGAACCAACTGCCACTTCCCCAGTACTTGCGCGCCGGCCGGGCGATGGCCTGACGCTTGACGTCGGTCCGGTCGGGTTGGTCCGGTGCGCAGCACAGCGCCGGGACGGGGTACGCGGGGGTTTACCTGGGAAAATGCTGAAATCTAGGCGGAAAAACTGCTTTCTTTCCGGGGCGAGGGAGGGGTCAAACCTCCAAGCCTAGGGTGAGGGGAGGTGAGATGATGATGGGGGAGATCGGGTTGGGAAAAGGGCGGCGAGGCGTGGTGCGCGTGTGGCCCAGACGAGgattgttttttttttttttgaaaggcaGACGAGGATTGTTCATCCAGGCGCGTCGCGACTGCAAAGGCAAAGCGCAGGTTTGGGTGGGGAACCGGGTGGATCGCTGGCCGCGCATGGGCGGCAGGGCATAGCAGCAGATAGGAGGTGGGTGGGTGTGGGGGAATCTCCTCCTCCGGCTCGCTGGCGATCGGCGGCACGCGGGCTCCGTCGCTGTCCGGACCGCTGTTCCCCACTCTTTTTTGCTCCTTCGTTTCGTTGGAGCGGAGCGCAGCACGGCGGCCGCGACGTTGCTCCGTCCATCGTTAAGCATGCAGCAGCAGGCGTGGGTACGGTACATTACATTGCATTGCGTACGCCACGACACGCGTGTACGTGCTGGTACACATGCCTCGGTATGACGATGATTAGGTGGTGGTTGCGTGCGCCCGTCGTGCCAGTACCACGCACGTACCGGCATGTACGCCGATCCAGCAATTATCAAGAGTGTGTAATGTATAAGTGCCCACACCGATCGGTAACCTTGTTGGTCCAGTCTCCAGTGGCTGTTTATTATGCACGGCGCGCGCGGTGGCCGGATAGTTTAACCGGCAGGGAGGGAGGCAGCCGGAGTGGTGGCGTGGACCAGAGGCGGCGCGCTTTTCGTTGGAAGCCGCGTGCCTTTCTGTCGGCAATGATTCCGTTACAAaccccagagccagagagaacgGTAATCATCCTCACAAATCATGGGCGCCACTGACTGCCACACTTGCAGCTCGGCTCAACTCGGCTCAGGGTTTGATTAAAAAGAAGAGACATTATGGTATGCTAACGTCTCTGTCGAGAGCTTCCTTTCTCTTTCTCTGCCGAGCTTGATGCGTCTCTTGACAATTGGCATGCATGCCATGCCATTCCATCAAACGGCCTGAATCGACCACGATATCTGCTCCAGAAAACTAcaactactagtaggagtacatATCACTGTTAATTCCCTTTCGCGCTTCCTTTTCTAATGTCAGCTTCAGGAAATGAAAAACAAGTGGCCCAGCGTATTTTCACAATCTGCCCTCATTCTATCTATCTCCCGCTCCCAGCGACCACGGTCGTAGCCCCCCGCATCCGTCAAAGAGTTTTTTGTGCATACAAGTTAGATATGTCAAAAGCATATGATAGAGTTTATTGGGAAGACTTGAAGCAAATGATGCAAAAGTTGGGTTTCTCTCATCGTTGGGTGGACTGCATAATGGCGTGTGCCACATCGATGAGGTATTCAGTTAAATTAAATGGAACCCTCTTCGATTTGTTTGCACCCGTCGCGAGGGCTACGGCAAGGTGACCCACTATCACCGTTCTTATTCTTATTTGTTGTTGCCGGTCTATCTTCCATCTTGAAACATGAGGTTAATGTTCGAAATATCATTCCCATCAAAATTTGTCGTAGAGCACCTGGGATCTCACATTTGCTATTTGCGGATGATACATTGTTATTTTTCTGAAGCTACCCATGATCAAGCAGTAAAGGTAAAGGGGGTGTTCGACTTATATGGAAGTGCCACGGGACAAAGTCTGAATTTTAACAAATGTTCAATTATGTTTGGCCAAGAATGCCTGATCGCCAACTAGGAGGATGTTAGGGCTGTGTTAAATGTCACTATGCCAGCGTTTGAAGAGAAATACTTGGGCTCCATACTCCAGAAGGGTGTATGACTAAGGGGTGCTTCCAAAATTTGCAAGCAAGTCTCACGAAGAGGTTAATCCAATAAGGAGATGGGTGGCTTGCACAACCTGGCAGAGAGGTTTTAATTAAGTCAGTGGCCCAAGTTGTACCCAACTTACATTATGGGTGTTTATAAGCTTCTTTTTTCTGTTTGTGATGACCTAACGAGAATGGTTAGGAACTTTTATTGGGGGTCTAAAAGAGGGCGGGGGAAAGTACATTGGAAGGCATGGGATATTTGCTTCAAACCAAATGCAAAGGCGGACTTGGTTTTCGTGATTATAGGCTCTTCAACCAAGCACTCCTAGGGCACCAAGCATGGAGACTTATTGATAGGTCGAATAGCCTTTGCGTCCGGTTGCTTAAATCCAGGTATTACCCCGAAGGCAAACTTGAAGATAAAGTTTTTCGGGCAATGCCTCATCTTCGTGTCAAGCAATCACTTATGTCTTCGGTTGCTCAAGAAAGGCCTCGTGTGGAGGGTTGGTATTGGATCAAGTATAAGGGTATGGAGGGATAACTAGATTCCGAGTTCAAGACCACATTCTTTTAAACCAATATCTCCTCAACGACATTATCGTATTCGCTTTGTTTCTGAGGTCCTAAATGACAATGGGTCATGGAACATGGATCTACTGGCCAACTATTTTCTGCCTTGCGATGTGAGTGAGATTCTGAAAATTAGAGCATCTCCAAGGCATGATGCGGATACTTTGGCTTGGGGGGCGGGCAAACTTGGTCTTTTTTTGTAAAAAGTGCATATGATTTCGCTTTCGAAGAAGCAAATAGAGCCATTGACACGGCCTCAAGTTTAGCTCCAGATGGCCGAAGGGTGCTGTGGAAGAACATTTGGTCTGCTGAAGTGCCACCTACAATTCGAACTTTTGCATGGCGTGTTGTTTCGGACTCCCTACCAACCTGGAAAAATAAACACAAGAGAACACTTGAGACTACTAGTATGTGCCCTGTGTGTGGTTTAGAACCTGAGGATAACTTCCACCCATCTTGTAGATGCCCAAGAGCTCGTGAATACTGGAAATACATGACAGATGTTTGGCATCTTCCGACTGTCGATCAGGTTATGAATGCTGGGAAGGAATGGTTATTCCAAGTGTTGGATCCCCTACATGAGATTGAAAGAAGCAGGCTGCTCATGACTTTATGGTATTGTTGGTTCATTTGGAATGTGAGTTCATCTAAAAAAGCCACCTCCGCTTGAAGTGTCCAAGAAATTTCCCGTCAGCTATCTAGAGTCCTTAATAGTAATCAAGGTGAATCCAATATTGACCCCTTGGAAGGAAAATCTGTCATTTATTACGACCATATGCTTTACAAGGAACCGCTTCAGAGCGTGAGTCCACCGGGTTGCTCCGTCGGCTGGATGGGTCAAACTGAACGCAGATGGATCTTTTGCTGATAACAGGGCAGGAGCATGTATGGTACTTCGGGACTCCAATGGTAGTATCATATTTTCTGCTTGCAGGAATTTATTCTCGTGCCGTGAAGCGTTGGAGGCAGAGTTGAGTGCCTATATGGAAGGATTGTCCTTGGCAATCTAGCGGAGGGATCTCTTGGATTATGATTGAGATGGACTCTTCAGTTATAGTTAAGATGATCCAAGGATGAGACCAAGATAGATCCATTTATGCTTCTTTAGTTAAAGATATTGGATATCACTTGTCCCTTCATGAAAATTGTATTACTCATGTTAGCCGCTTATAAAATAAGGTTAGTGATAGCCTAACAAAATTTGCTCGAACTGAGGGTATAACTATGACTTGGATTGGTTCTGGCCCCTCTGTAGTAGTTGAACTAGCCTCTACTGATTGTAATCTTGGTGGTTGAGTAATACAAATTTTCATTCACAAAAAAACTATACTAATAAATCCACAAcatatgtgaaggaaatatgccctagaggcaataataaagttgttattttatatttccttatatcatgataaatgtttattattcatgctagaattgtattaaccggaaacttgatacatgtgtgaataaatagacaaaaTAAAGTGttcctagtatgcctctacttgactagctcgttaatcaaagatggttaaagtttcctaaccatagacatgtgttgtcatttgatgaacgtgatcacatcattaggagaatgatgtgatggacaagaccaatccattagcttagcataatgatcattaagttttattgctattgctttcttcatgacttatacatattcctttgactatgggattatgcaactcccgaataccagaggaaacaccttgtgtgctattaaacgtcacaacgtaactgagtgattataaagatgctctacatgtgtctccaaaggtgtttgttgggttggcatagatcgagattaggatttgtcactccgagtatcggagaggtatctctggccctctcggtaatgcacatcactataagccttgcaagcaatgtgactaatgagttagttttgggatgatgcattacggaacgagtaaagagacttgccggtaacgagattgaactaggtatgaggataccgacgatcgaatctcggacaagtaacataccgatgacaaagggaatgacgtatgttgttatgcggtttgaccgataaagatcttcatagaatatgtaggaaccaatatgaccatccaggttttgttgttggttattgaccggagatgtgtcccggtcatgtctacatagttctcgaacccgaagagtccgcacgcttaacgttcgatgacgatttgtattatgagttatgtgttttggtgaccgaagtttgttcggagtcctagatgagatcacagacatgacgaggagtctcgaaatggcctataggtaaatattcatatattggaaggttgtttttggacatcgaaatggtttcgagtgattcgggtattttaccggagtaccgaggggttaccggaaccccccgggaaagtgttgggccaacatgggcctaaGGGAGTGAGAGGGAAGCCCACGGGGGGTGGTCGCGCGCCTCCCTCctagggagtccgaataggacaaggaggagggggtggcacccctcttccctttccctctccctctccttcctattcccttcggtggagaaaggaaaagggggggcgaatcctacttggactaggattccaagtaggactccccccatggcgtgcccctcctggccgccggcctctcccccctcctttatatacgtgggcaaggcactagtagaaaaaggggctttcgttcgggcccggccagcccattagtcccggttctgccacgaaccgggaccaatggatgcATTCGTCCCGGTTCATGAGCCCAGGGGCCGGCCGcggcctcgtgggcattggtcccgattcgtctgggcccatttgtcccggttcttggcacgaaccaggaccaatgtgaaggaaatatgccctagaggcaataataaagttattatttatttccttatatcatgataaatgtttattattcatgctagaattgtattaaccggaaacataatatatgtgtgaatacatagacaaacagagtgtcactagtatgcctctacttgactagctcgttaatcaaagatggttatgtttcctaaccatggacaaagagttgttatttgattaacgggatcacatcattagatgaatgatctgattgacatgacccattccattagcttagcacccgatcgtttagtatgttgctattgctttcttcatgacttatacatgttcctatgactatgagattatgcaactcccgtttgccggaggaacactttgtgtgctaccaaacgtcacaacgtaactaggtgattataaaggtgctctacaggtgtctccaaaggtacatgttgggttggcgtatttcgagattaggatttgtcactccgattgtcggggaggtatctctgggccctctcggtaatgcacatcacataagccttgcaagcattgcaactaatgagttagttgtgagatgatgtattacggaacgagtaaagagacttgccggtaacgagattgaactaggtattgagataccgacgatcgaatctcgggcaagtaacataccgatgacaaagggaacaacgtatgttgttatgcggtctgaccgataaaagatcttcgtagaatatgtaggagccaatatgagcatccaggttccgctattggttattgactggagacgtgtctcggtcatgtctacattgttctcgaacccgtagggtccgcacgcttaaggtttcgatgacagttatattatgagtttatgcattttgatgtaccgaagtttgttcggagtcccggatgtgatcacggacacgacgaggagtctcgaaatggtcgagacataaagattgatatattggaagcctatatttggatatcggaagtgtttcgggtgaaatcgggattttaccggagtaccgggaggttatcggaaccccccgggaggtatatgggccttagtgggctttagtggaagagaggagaggtggccagggctgggccgcgtgcccctcccccctagtccgaataggacaaggagaggggggcggcgccccccttccttctctctctcctctttccccctcccgaatcctattccaactaggaaagggggaatcctactcccggtgggagtaggactcctcctggcgcgcccttctcctggccggccgcaccccccccttgatcctttatatacgggggcagggggcacccctagacacacaagttgatccacgtgatcatattcttagccgtgtgtggtgcccccttccaccatagtcctcgataatattgtagcggtgcttaggcgaagccctgcaacggtagtacatcaagatcgtcaccacgccgtcgtgctgacggaactcttccctgacactttgctggatcgaagtccggggatcgtcatcgagctgaacgtgtgctagaactcggaggtgccgtagtttcggtgcttgatcggtcgggccgtgaagacatacgactacatcaaccgcgttgtgctaacgcttccgctgtcggtctacaagggtacgtagatcacactctcccctctcgttgctatgcatcatcatgatcttgcgtgtgcgtaggaattttttttgaaattactacgttccccaacacaatgggcctcgctcctggcccacaaacattggtcccggttcttggctcgaaccgggacagaaggctgggctttagtcccagttccagccacgaaccgggacaaatgagttgcctatatataccccgtcgccgcagcagagcactccacagtgctctgttttttctggccggcgaggagagggcatttgggtgctctagctcacctcctatgcacatgaggtgttcgatgaaatgcccgagccatgctatgaaagaacatgcggtgtccccatgtttggttttggtaattgatgacaatctctatggactaatggttgccttgagttatatttgaaggttttgtccataggcttttcttggagtacatgtgttggtttcaaggagagtttgtgtcgaccaaggtgctattcaaggaattacctaaagattggtcttgtgagaggttgatcaagactaagttaaagagtgaatcaagatgatcaacccacaaagcgtagaagatgtaccgagagggatcaagtgatcccatggtatggtaagcattgtcaattacgctttgtgtactaacccatgg
Protein-coding sequences here:
- the LOC125511278 gene encoding probable LRR receptor-like serine/threonine-protein kinase At1g12460: MTPARRSLAPLALLALAVLLHWAAPRALVEAATPAERRILLDFKSAITADPDGALASWKPSGDPCADFAGVSCDPATGAVQRLRLHGAGLAGTLAPSLARLPALESVSLFGNALSGGIPPGYASLAPTLHKLNLSRNALSGEIPPFLGAFPWLRLLDLSYNAFSGEIPPGLFDPCPRLRYVSLAHNALRGAVPPGIANCSRLAGFDLSYNRLSGELPDQLCAPPEMNYISVRSNELSGGIAGKLDACRSIDLFDVGSNRFSGAAPFGLLGLANITYFNVSSNAFDGEIPNIATCGSKFLYFDASGNRLAGPVPESVVNCRNLRVLDLGANALAGDIPPVIGTLRSLSELRLAGNTGITGSIPAELGGIEMLVTLDLAGLMLTGDIPVSLSKCQFLLELNLSGNKLQGVIPDTLNNLTYLRMLDLHKNQLDGGIPVSLAQLTNLDLLDLSENRLTGPIPSELGNLSKLTHFNVSFNGLSGIIPSAPVLQNFGSTAFMGNPLLCGSPLNNLCGGQRARRLSVAIIIVIVAAALILIGVCIVCAMNIRAYTMRSKEEQEGKEDEEVLVSESISVGSPGQTAIIGKLVLFTKSLPSRYEDWEEGTKALVDKDCLVGGGSVGTVYKATFENGLSIAVKKLEALGSLTNQDEFEHEMGQLGNLNHPNLVTFQGYYWSSSMQLILSEFVTKGSLYDHLHGNRRRAFSRSSSGGELSWDRRFKIALGTARALAYLHHDCRPQVLHLNIKSSNIMIDEEYEAKLSDYGFRKLLPILGSFEVSRSYAAIGYIAPELASPSLRYSDKSDVFSFGVVLLEIVTGRKPVESPGVAIHVILRDYVRETLEDGAKSDCFDRSLRGFIEAELVQVLKLGLVCTSNTPSSRPSMAEVVQFLESVRTNS